One Capsicum annuum cultivar UCD-10X-F1 chromosome 2, UCD10Xv1.1, whole genome shotgun sequence genomic window carries:
- the LOC107859699 gene encoding pentatricopeptide repeat-containing protein At4g20090, whose translation MLFNISTTKHFTSKLIPCKSFSKFTVTHFFSALSNPFCGPEMEIPISDNCFNSCKTEVEVTPFDKVASKPNLGFLETEMEGPVSDKLFEETSKLGSFETEMEVRIADKLFKETPKLGSLETDMKVPVSDNFFKEPPKLGSFETEVEVPVSDKLFEEAPKLGSFEIEMEVPISDSLFKEPPKLGSFETEVEVPVSDKLFKEAPKLGSFENEVEVPISDKLFKEAPKLGSFKLGDSTFYSLIEKYANSGDFRSVEMVFDRMKFEKRVFIEKSFIVVFRAYGKARLPEKAVELFERMVDEFKCKQTVKSFNSVFNVIVQTGLYRRALDFYADVVNNNRNIMPNVLSFNLVIKTLCKLRRVDRAMEVFREMGTWKCEPDVYTYCTLMDGLCKVDRIDEAVILLDEMQIEGCFPVPVTFNVLINGLCRKGDLARAAKLVDNMFLKGCVPNEVTYNTLIHGLCLKGKLEKAVNLLGRMVSDKYVPTDVTYGTIINGFVKQGRATDGVQILLAMQEKGHLANEYVYSALVSGLFKEGKPEEAVKIWKEMIEKGVKPNTVTYSAFIDGLCREGRPDVAKEILSEMIKMGCSPNAFTYCSLMKCYFKTGDSNKAILLWKETGGITCNEICYSVLIHGLCQDGKLKEAMMVWKHMLGKGLVPDAVAYSSMIHGLCNAGSVDQGLRLFNEMLCRGSDFQPDVIAFNIILNALCKADRISLAVNLLNTMLDQGCDPDTITCNIFLKTLNEKENPSQDAEDFLDKLVLQLYRRQRIVGASTIIEVMLQKFLYPKSSTWEMIIRELCKPKKVQGAINKCWSDLFIRH comes from the coding sequence ATGCTCTTTAACATTTCCACTACCAAACACTTCACCTCAAAGTTAATCCCATGTAAGTCTTTCTCTAAATTCACCGTTACCCATTTCTTTTCAGCACTTTCTAACCCCTTCTGTGGACCTGAAATGGAAATACCCATTTCTGATAACTGCTTTAATTCTTGTAAAACTGAAGTAGAAGTTACCCCTTTTGATAAAGTTGCATCAAAACCCAACTTGGGTTTTCTTGAAACTGAAATGGAAGGACCTGTTTCAGATAAGTTGTTTGAAGAAACCTCAAAGTTGGGTTCTTTTGAAACTGAAATGGAAGTACGAATTGCAGATAAGTTATTTAAAGAAACACCAAAGTTGGGTTCTCTTGAAACTGATATGAAAGTACCTGTGTCAGACAATTTTTTTAAAGAGCCTCCAAAGTTGGGTTCTTTTGAAACAGAAGTGGAAGTACCTGTTTCAGATAAGTTGTTTGAGGAGGCACCAAAGTTGGGTTCTTTTGAAATTGAAATGGAAGTACCAATTTCAGACAGTTTGTttaaagaacctccaaagttggGTTCTTTTGAAACAGAAGTGGAAGTACCAGTTTCAGATAAGTTGTTTAAGGAGGCACCAAAGTTGGGTTCTTTTGAAAATGAAGTGGAAGTACCAATTTCAGACAAGTTATTCAAAGAGGCACCAAAGTTGGGTTCTTTTAAATTGGGTGATTCTACATTTTATTCTCTTATTGAGAAGTATGCTAATTCTGGGGATTTCAGGTCTGTAGAGATGGTTTTTGAtagaatgaaatttgaaaaaagagtCTTTATTGAGAAGAGTTTTATTGTAGTGTTTAGAGCTTATGGAAAGGCTCGATTGCCTGAAAAAGCTGTTGAATTGTTTGAAAGAATGGTGGATGAGTTTAAATGTAAACAAACTGTGAAGTCATTTAATTCTGTTTTTAATGTGATAGTTCAGACGGGGTTATATCGTCGTGCATTGGATTTTTATGCAGATGTTGTGAATAATAATAGGAATATTATGCCAAATGTGCTTtcttttaatttagttattaagACCTTGTGTAAGCTTCGGAGGGTTGATAGAGCTATGGAGGTGTTCAGAGAAATGGGCACTTGGAAATGTGAACCGGATGTTTATACGTACTGTACTTTGATGGATGGGTTGTGTAAGGTTGACCGGATTGACGAGGCAGTTATTCTTTTGGATGAAATGCAGATAGAGGGATGTTTTCCTGTTCCAGTAACATTTAATGTGTTGATTAATGGGCTTTGTCGGAAAGGTGACTTGGCTCGAGCTGCTAAGCTTGTGGATAACATGTTTCTTAAAGGGTGTGTTCCGAATGAAGTGACATATAACACACTTATACATGGGTTATGCCTGAAAGGTAAATTGGAGAAAGCTGTTAATTTATTGGGTAGAATGGTGTCAGATAAGTATGTACCAACTGATGTAACCTATGGAACGATTATCAATGGGTTTGTTAAGCAAGGAAGAGCAACTGATGGTGTGCAGATCTTGTTGGCAATGCAGGAGAAAGGGCATCTGGCAAATGAATATGTCTACTCAGCACTAGTTAGTGGGTTGTTCAAGGAGGGAAAACCTGAAGAGGCGGTAAAAATATGGAAGGAAATGATAGAAAAGGGAGTGAAGCCTAATACAGTTACTTATTCCGCTTTTATAGATGGCTTGTGTCGGGAAGGCAGACCAGACGTAGCTAAGGAGATCCTTTCTGAGATGATTAAAATGGGTTGCAGTCCCAATGCTTTTACTTACTGCTCTCTGATGAAATGTTATTTTAAAACCGGTGATAGCAACAAGGCTATACTTCTATGGAAAGAAACCGGTGGTATCACGTGCAATGAAATCTGCTACAGTGTACTCATCCATGGACTGTGTCAAGATGGGAAGCTCAAAGAGGCTATGATGGTATGGAAGCACATGTTAGGCAAAGGATTGGTCCCTGATGCCGTGGCTTATAGTTCAATGATTCACGGCCTTTGCAATGCTGGGTCTGTGGACCAGGGATTGAGACTCTTCAATGAGATGCTATGTAGAGGATCTGATTTTCAGCCTGACGTAATAGCATTTAATATAATTCTTAATGCTTTATGCAAGGCGGATAGAATTTCTCTAGCAGTTAATCTATTGAATACGATGTTGGATCAAGGTTGTGATCCTGACACAATTACatgtaatattttcttgaaaaccttaaatgaaaaagaaaatccaTCCCAAGATGCAGAAGATTTTCTGGATAAGCTTGTGCTTCAACTGTACAGGCGGCAGAGAATTGTAGGAGCTTCAACAATTATAGAAGTGATGCTTCAAAAATTTCTTTATCCCAAGTCGTCTACTTGGGAAATGATTATTCGAGAACTTTGCAAGCCAAAGAAGGTTCAAGGAGCTATTAACAAGTGTTGGAGTGACCTTTTCATCCGACATTAG